The following are encoded in a window of Acidobacteriota bacterium genomic DNA:
- a CDS encoding isoaspartyl peptidase/L-asparaginase, translating to MRNLANAVVTLVALTLPVQADEPIAIVIHGGAGTITRENMTPELEKEYREILSEVLDAGYAILRDGGSSLDAVETAIRIMEDSPLFNAGKGAVFTADGRNELDASIMDGSNLDAGAVAAVTMIRNPISAARAVMEKSPHVILAGRGADLFATGVGLEVVAPEYFWTERRWKSLQNHLRKSDEFGSDFLRKKTSDRLAPADDYFGTVGAVAIDQNGNIAAGTSTGGLTGKRFGRVGDSPIVGAGTWADNRTCGVSGTGQGEYFIRLTIARTISAMMEFGSVPLEDAAAEAIRRLGEAGATGGVIALSKDGTITAPFNTSGMYRGWIDYSGEKTVAIYGGLD from the coding sequence ATGCGAAATCTTGCAAATGCCGTGGTGACTCTGGTCGCCCTCACCCTTCCAGTCCAGGCGGATGAGCCCATCGCAATCGTCATTCATGGCGGAGCCGGCACCATCACCAGGGAAAACATGACCCCCGAGCTCGAAAAAGAGTATCGGGAAATTCTGTCGGAAGTTCTCGACGCCGGTTACGCGATCCTCCGCGATGGCGGTTCTTCGCTCGATGCCGTCGAGACCGCGATCAGGATCATGGAAGACTCGCCTCTGTTCAACGCCGGAAAAGGTGCGGTCTTCACCGCCGATGGCCGGAACGAGCTCGACGCGTCGATCATGGACGGGTCGAATCTCGACGCGGGCGCCGTCGCGGCCGTGACGATGATCCGGAATCCGATCTCGGCCGCGAGAGCGGTGATGGAAAAATCCCCGCACGTCATCCTCGCGGGACGCGGCGCGGACCTCTTCGCGACGGGCGTCGGTCTGGAGGTCGTCGCTCCCGAATACTTCTGGACGGAGCGGCGGTGGAAATCGCTCCAGAACCACCTCCGCAAATCCGACGAGTTCGGAAGCGATTTCCTCAGAAAGAAGACATCGGACAGGCTGGCTCCGGCCGACGACTACTTCGGAACCGTGGGAGCGGTCGCGATCGACCAGAACGGCAACATCGCTGCAGGAACGTCCACCGGAGGACTGACGGGCAAGCGGTTCGGCCGGGTGGGCGATTCCCCGATCGTCGGCGCAGGTACCTGGGCGGACAATCGCACCTGCGGGGTGTCCGGCACGGGCCAGGGCGAGTACTTCATCCGGCTCACGATCGCTCGAACCATCTCCGCCATGATGGAGTTCGGCTCGGTACCGCTCGAGGACGCCGCAGCCGAAGCCATCCGCCGGCTCGGCGAGGCAGGCGCAACAGGAGGCGTAATCGCGCTCTCGAAGGACGGCACGATCACCGCACCATTCAACACGTCCGGAATGTATCGGGGATGGATCGATTACTCCGGCGAAAAGACGGTCGCGATTTACGGCGGACTCGACTGA
- a CDS encoding DUF4388 domain-containing protein: MPLHGDLRTMPLPELLMWISQFRKTGTVRVVENDDDTHILAFLEGALVYSSSPDPDKRLGALLVSRGVVTREMYERARKLRDEDGLGIAKALSKLKLVAPDDMTRFLRKKAEREVFGLFEVREAEFSFNDREMPTLELLPLRVDLSHMLLRITQNMDERGEYDFDASGINLDLPEL, translated from the coding sequence ATGCCGCTGCATGGTGATCTGAGAACCATGCCTCTGCCGGAGCTGCTGATGTGGATCAGCCAGTTCCGGAAGACCGGGACGGTCCGCGTGGTCGAAAACGACGACGACACGCACATTCTCGCGTTTCTCGAAGGCGCTCTCGTCTACTCATCCTCACCAGACCCGGACAAGCGGCTGGGAGCGCTGCTCGTTTCGCGCGGCGTCGTGACCCGGGAGATGTACGAGCGCGCGAGGAAGCTCCGCGACGAAGACGGACTCGGAATCGCCAAGGCGCTCTCGAAGCTCAAGCTCGTCGCTCCCGACGACATGACACGGTTTCTCAGAAAGAAGGCGGAACGGGAGGTTTTCGGGCTTTTCGAGGTCAGAGAGGCCGAGTTCTCGTTCAACGATCGCGAAATGCCGACGCTCGAGCTCCTCCCACTCCGCGTCGACCTTTCGCACATGCTCCTCCGGATCACCCAGAACATGGACGAGCGCGGCGAGTACGACTTCGACGCCTCCGGCATCAATCTCGATCTTCCGGAGCTCTGA
- a CDS encoding DUF1343 domain-containing protein → MDLSRDSDIRRTSNLPVAALFLLLVSCTGAIRTDEAIRPLPVAIVEIIEDEISKGHLPGAVVHIEASGEVYRGAIGKRSLEPAVTPMKEDTIFDMASLTKVVATTSAVMKLIERGDLALEDRVVDLIPEFAGEWKNDVTIRHLMTHSSGLDPGVDLRDDWEGAEEGLIRAATRRPRTKPGFLFRYSDVNFILLGVIVERVSGRSLDDFVREEIFEPAGMVDTDFGVARGNLHRVAPTERVAGEILHGVVHDPTSRRMGGVAGHAGLFSTVADLTRFARMLLNGGTIDGVRIFEPSTVRLMTSIATPEAMAVRRGLGWDLDSIYSRPRGWFPMGSYGHTGWTGTFIWIDPASEAFYIALSNRVHPDGTGTATILQERLGKAISPMAGYASWDPSIEILPWRGPHAVSNGVDVLQDRRFEPLVGKRVGLITNHTGRDKYGNLTRDVLRSGPLELVSIFSPEHGLRGTLDENVPDGRDEASGLPIFSLYGERREPAAASLDGLDVLVFDLQDIGSRYYTYISTMALAMEAAAESGVPFVVLDRINPIGGVAVQGPVEIDREAFVAFHPVAVRHGMTIGELARMFRDERGIEVELTVVPLSGWKRGLYQNDTTLPWFDTSPNIRSLEEAILYSGIGLLEYLDLSVGRGTATPFELIGAPYIDKNAFASELNDVIPPGCITIEPVEFVADASKFAGERVGGAAFDLVDPECDFPAIGIRIATVLHDMYPGEFRPESFNILLQDQDTVELVEASADPDAIIERWQPELREFLERRRRHLLY, encoded by the coding sequence ATTGATTTGAGCCGTGATTCAGACATCCGCCGGACCTCGAATCTTCCGGTGGCCGCGCTCTTCCTTCTCCTGGTTTCCTGTACCGGTGCGATCCGCACTGACGAAGCGATCAGGCCGCTTCCGGTCGCAATTGTCGAGATCATCGAGGACGAGATCAGCAAGGGCCACCTTCCGGGAGCCGTCGTTCACATCGAAGCTTCCGGGGAGGTCTATCGGGGTGCCATAGGAAAGAGGTCTCTCGAGCCCGCAGTGACACCGATGAAGGAGGATACGATTTTCGACATGGCGTCGCTGACCAAGGTCGTCGCGACGACTTCGGCGGTGATGAAACTGATCGAGCGAGGCGATCTCGCTCTCGAGGATCGCGTCGTGGACCTGATCCCGGAATTCGCGGGAGAGTGGAAGAACGACGTCACGATTCGGCATCTGATGACGCACTCGTCCGGTCTCGATCCGGGCGTTGATCTGAGGGACGACTGGGAGGGAGCGGAGGAAGGTCTGATCAGGGCGGCGACCCGGAGGCCGCGGACGAAGCCGGGCTTCCTCTTCCGCTACAGCGACGTGAACTTCATTCTTCTCGGCGTCATCGTCGAGCGGGTTTCAGGCAGGTCGCTCGACGACTTCGTCCGCGAGGAGATTTTCGAGCCTGCGGGAATGGTCGATACGGACTTCGGAGTGGCACGGGGGAACCTGCACCGCGTCGCGCCGACCGAGCGCGTCGCCGGGGAGATTCTCCACGGAGTGGTCCACGATCCCACCTCGCGCCGGATGGGGGGCGTGGCCGGTCATGCGGGTCTGTTCAGTACGGTCGCCGACCTGACCCGTTTTGCGCGAATGCTGCTCAACGGCGGCACGATCGATGGCGTGCGAATCTTCGAGCCTTCCACGGTCCGGCTGATGACCTCGATCGCAACGCCGGAAGCGATGGCCGTGCGCCGCGGGCTCGGGTGGGATCTCGACTCGATCTACTCGCGGCCGAGAGGGTGGTTCCCGATGGGATCGTACGGTCACACCGGCTGGACGGGAACATTCATCTGGATCGACCCGGCGTCCGAAGCGTTCTACATCGCCTTGTCGAACCGGGTTCATCCGGATGGTACCGGCACGGCGACCATTCTTCAGGAGCGTCTCGGGAAGGCGATCTCGCCGATGGCGGGATACGCGAGCTGGGACCCGTCAATCGAAATCCTTCCCTGGAGGGGACCGCACGCGGTCTCCAACGGCGTCGACGTTCTGCAGGACCGACGATTCGAGCCTCTGGTCGGGAAGAGGGTCGGGCTGATCACGAACCACACGGGGCGGGACAAGTACGGCAATCTGACCCGCGATGTGCTGAGGAGCGGCCCGCTCGAGCTCGTCTCCATCTTCAGTCCCGAACATGGGTTGCGGGGGACGCTGGATGAGAATGTGCCGGACGGGCGCGACGAAGCGAGCGGCCTCCCCATTTTCAGTCTCTACGGTGAGCGAAGGGAACCGGCCGCGGCGAGTCTCGACGGTCTCGATGTTCTCGTTTTCGACCTCCAGGACATCGGATCGCGCTATTACACCTACATCTCGACGATGGCTCTTGCGATGGAGGCGGCCGCGGAGTCCGGCGTGCCGTTCGTGGTGCTCGACCGGATCAATCCGATCGGAGGCGTGGCCGTGCAGGGGCCTGTCGAGATCGACCGGGAAGCATTCGTCGCGTTTCATCCGGTGGCGGTGCGGCACGGAATGACGATCGGTGAGCTCGCTCGGATGTTCCGCGACGAGCGAGGCATCGAGGTCGAGCTCACCGTCGTCCCACTCTCGGGGTGGAAGAGGGGGTTGTATCAGAACGACACGACGCTGCCGTGGTTCGACACGTCACCGAATATCCGCAGTCTCGAGGAGGCGATCCTCTATTCGGGGATCGGGCTGCTCGAGTATCTCGATCTCTCCGTCGGTCGAGGAACGGCGACGCCGTTCGAGCTCATCGGTGCTCCTTACATCGATAAAAACGCGTTCGCATCCGAGCTGAACGATGTAATTCCACCGGGTTGCATCACGATCGAGCCGGTGGAGTTCGTCGCCGATGCAAGCAAATTCGCAGGTGAGCGGGTCGGTGGCGCGGCTTTCGATCTCGTCGACCCGGAGTGCGACTTCCCGGCGATCGGCATTCGGATCGCTACCGTTCTTCACGACATGTACCCCGGCGAATTCCGGCCCGAAAGCTTCAATATCCTTCTGCAGGATCAGGACACGGTCGAGCTCGTCGAGGCTTCGGCCGATCCGGACGCGATCATCGAGCGATGGCAGCCGGAGCTTCGGGAGTTCCTCGAGAGGCGCCGGAGACATCTGCTCTACTGA